A window of Paremcibacter congregatus contains these coding sequences:
- a CDS encoding two-component system response regulator, whose product MNILIVDDDQVDREHIKRALNHHNGYSNITEAMTVEEGLTQFRQNHFDVILLDYSMPCRDGLEMLMELRSEPKENCTAIVMMSTSDEEQLALRCLRAGAQDFMIKGDITAPLLRRAILNAQTRFELEKKLDHSYHKVKQLAEKDSLTGLANRHMFDQALKFAIANHTRTDSRLALLLIDLDNFKYVNDTHGHDAGDILLKKVVERIQKNLRGNEFFARLGGDEFGIILTNIQDTQDITHIAQRILSVLNTPFQVGQVKIKSAISIGIALHPDNGKNAEEMFKFSDIAMYRAKKSGRNQICFFQEEMQAQFTERYEIEEKLRSAIKEQQFILYYQPVISVKTKDLIGFEALIRCTAHEDIHLPDVFIPVAEESRLILPIGRWVITTAIHQLSIWNAKSDVPLTMAINLSVVQLTDITLPQFIEEELAKYDINPNLIEFELTETALLDNSEDKIHVINQIHKIGCRIALDDFGTGFSSISHLQNFPLNTVKIDKTLMPASQDNAKALSLIYGLSTMIHSLGLEIVGEGVESSSHATLCEKLEIQKAQGYFFGKPYTEDEVEETYFKK is encoded by the coding sequence ATGAATATTTTAATAGTTGATGATGATCAGGTTGATCGGGAACATATCAAACGCGCATTGAACCATCACAATGGTTACAGCAACATCACAGAAGCCATGACGGTGGAAGAAGGCCTGACGCAATTCCGCCAGAACCATTTTGATGTCATTCTGCTGGATTACTCCATGCCCTGCCGCGATGGTCTCGAAATGCTCATGGAACTGCGCAGTGAACCAAAGGAAAACTGCACGGCAATCGTGATGATGAGTACCTCTGATGAGGAACAACTGGCGTTGCGCTGTCTGCGGGCCGGCGCCCAGGATTTCATGATCAAGGGGGATATTACCGCACCTCTTCTGCGCCGGGCCATTCTCAACGCCCAAACTCGATTTGAACTGGAAAAGAAACTTGATCACAGCTACCACAAGGTCAAGCAGTTGGCCGAAAAAGACAGCCTCACCGGGCTCGCCAATCGTCATATGTTTGACCAGGCCCTGAAATTTGCCATCGCCAACCACACCCGCACGGACTCGCGTCTCGCCCTGCTGCTGATCGATCTGGATAATTTCAAATATGTCAATGATACGCACGGGCATGATGCCGGCGATATTCTCCTGAAAAAAGTCGTAGAACGTATTCAGAAAAATCTCCGTGGCAACGAATTTTTTGCCCGTCTTGGCGGCGATGAATTCGGCATCATTCTGACCAACATCCAGGACACACAGGATATCACGCATATTGCCCAGCGCATCCTGTCTGTATTGAATACCCCCTTTCAGGTCGGTCAGGTCAAGATAAAATCAGCCATCAGCATCGGCATTGCCCTGCACCCGGACAACGGCAAAAATGCCGAGGAAATGTTCAAATTTTCTGACATCGCCATGTATCGCGCCAAGAAAAGCGGCCGCAACCAGATCTGTTTCTTTCAAGAAGAAATGCAGGCTCAGTTCACCGAACGCTATGAAATTGAAGAGAAATTAAGATCCGCCATAAAAGAACAACAGTTTATCCTGTATTATCAACCGGTGATCAGCGTGAAGACCAAGGACCTTATCGGTTTCGAGGCTCTGATCCGCTGCACAGCGCATGAAGACATCCATCTGCCGGATGTGTTCATTCCGGTGGCGGAAGAATCGCGCCTGATCCTGCCGATCGGCCGTTGGGTAATCACAACCGCCATACATCAGCTTTCCATATGGAACGCAAAGTCAGACGTGCCATTGACCATGGCGATCAATCTATCGGTGGTGCAATTGACAGATATTACCTTGCCTCAATTTATCGAGGAAGAACTCGCAAAATACGACATTAATCCGAACCTGATTGAATTTGAACTGACCGAAACAGCTTTGCTGGATAATTCCGAAGACAAGATCCATGTCATTAATCAGATACACAAAATCGGCTGCCGGATTGCTCTTGATGATTTTGGCACGGGCTTCTCCTCCATATCTCATTTGCAGAATTTCCCCCTCAATACGGTCAAGATCGACAAAACCCTGATGCCGGCCAGCCAGGACAACGCCAAGGCGCTTTCCCTGATTTACGGGCTATCAACCATGATCCATTCCCTGGGGCTGGAGATCGTCGGCGAAGGCGTGGAAAGCTCCTCTCACGCCACTCTCTGCGAGAAACTGGAAATTCAAAAGGCCCAGGGATATTTTTTCGGGAAACCCTATACGGAAGACGAAGTCGAAGAGACTTACTTCAAAAAATAG
- a CDS encoding sensor histidine kinase — MTPGKIWAYRSSLFVQLTVLYCVVLAMLFVQFFILPFWSSEPGGTDAAAFDRNKVSGIIYGEILKKDADLESLLQNKTILRIARLNPKFRFFAETEGDHISFGGPPRRLRLPESIYTLDPRPDAPYPCSNFAAGNFPFREAGIVGRVSYNNCPGKAYYIEVAGVETSSFSRGEQLWDFITSLQFVFFESHLLLGGGILLTALLIIFQAVYSLRKLSRVAKEFDPDRKHNALPETGLPLEVRPLVRALNEMLSRVEEAHEKHNFFLATAAHELRTPLTIMRTRLEDLIDGEIKDQLRHDIRGIATLVEQLLRLTRLKSVEDLSPKPVNLVDVVRAVCANRAPLAIEQGLDLQLNTDRDTVPIAGDREMIAIAIANLVDNALSVSRKGDVISVVVTPNGEVRVRDQGPGVTAERREQIFHPFAKSPPNRPGHGLGLAIVRAVMTLHKGAVEHHNAPGGGSEFTLHFPPSA, encoded by the coding sequence ATGACGCCGGGTAAGATTTGGGCCTATCGCAGCTCCCTGTTCGTTCAGTTGACGGTGTTGTACTGCGTGGTGCTGGCGATGCTGTTCGTTCAGTTTTTTATCCTGCCCTTCTGGTCCAGTGAACCCGGGGGGACGGATGCCGCCGCCTTTGACCGTAACAAGGTTTCCGGCATCATCTATGGCGAGATCCTGAAAAAGGATGCCGACCTCGAGAGTCTTTTACAGAATAAGACGATTTTGCGGATTGCCCGCCTTAACCCGAAATTTCGTTTCTTTGCCGAAACGGAAGGCGACCATATTTCCTTTGGCGGGCCGCCGCGTCGGCTGCGCCTGCCGGAAAGTATTTATACCCTTGATCCGCGACCGGACGCCCCTTACCCCTGCAGTAATTTCGCGGCGGGGAATTTTCCATTCCGGGAGGCCGGGATTGTCGGGCGGGTCAGTTATAACAATTGTCCGGGCAAGGCCTATTATATCGAAGTGGCCGGGGTAGAGACATCCTCGTTTAGTCGGGGGGAACAGCTGTGGGATTTTATCACCAGTCTGCAGTTTGTATTTTTTGAAAGTCATCTTCTGCTGGGTGGCGGCATTCTTCTGACGGCGCTTCTTATCATATTTCAGGCGGTCTATTCCCTGCGCAAACTGTCGCGGGTCGCGAAAGAATTTGATCCGGACAGGAAGCATAACGCCCTGCCGGAGACAGGTTTGCCGCTGGAGGTGCGCCCCCTGGTGCGGGCATTGAACGAGATGCTGTCCCGGGTCGAGGAGGCCCATGAGAAGCATAATTTCTTTCTGGCGACGGCGGCCCATGAACTGCGCACGCCCCTGACCATCATGCGTACCCGGCTGGAAGACCTGATCGACGGGGAGATAAAAGACCAGTTGCGCCATGATATTCGCGGGATCGCCACGTTGGTTGAGCAGCTCCTGCGGCTGACTCGTTTAAAATCAGTGGAAGATCTGTCGCCAAAACCGGTCAATCTGGTGGATGTCGTACGGGCCGTTTGTGCCAATCGTGCGCCTCTCGCCATTGAACAGGGTCTTGACCTGCAGCTTAACACTGACCGGGATACTGTCCCGATTGCCGGGGACCGGGAAATGATTGCAATCGCCATCGCCAATCTGGTGGATAACGCCTTGTCCGTCAGTCGAAAGGGGGATGTGATCTCCGTCGTGGTCACGCCGAACGGGGAAGTCAGGGTGCGGGACCAGGGACCGGGGGTGACGGCCGAAAGACGGGAACAAATTTTTCATCCCTTCGCCAAAAGCCCACCCAACCGCCCCGGTCATGGTCTTGGTCTGGCGATCGTGAGGGCAGTAATGACCTTGCATAAAGGTGCTGTCGAGCATC
- a CDS encoding response regulator: MTLSSVTAITPSAVTLLLVEDDDVDAMSIERGFRKQRIANDIVRARDGIEALDLLRDDAVGTPYIILLDLQMPRMNGLEFLEQLRNDPVLFNSVVFVLTTSPAEEDITASYRKYIAGYFVKDGAGDGFLDVVEMLQGYWKIVHLPLVDDGKSNINNRTH, from the coding sequence ATGACCTTGAGTAGTGTTACAGCAATCACCCCCAGTGCCGTCACTTTGTTATTGGTCGAGGATGATGATGTCGACGCCATGAGCATCGAACGGGGATTCCGCAAACAACGGATTGCCAATGATATTGTCCGCGCACGCGACGGGATCGAAGCCCTTGATCTATTGCGCGATGATGCTGTGGGGACACCCTATATTATACTTCTGGATTTACAAATGCCCCGCATGAACGGCCTTGAGTTCCTTGAACAGTTGCGAAATGATCCCGTTCTCTTCAACAGCGTGGTTTTTGTCTTGACCACCTCCCCGGCGGAGGAGGATATCACCGCCAGCTACCGTAAGTATATCGCAGGATATTTCGTTAAGGACGGGGCAGGAGACGGCTTCCTTGATGTCGTCGAAATGCTGCAAGGATATTGGAAAATAGTTCATCTCCCTTTGGTGGATGATGGCAAAAGCAACATAAATAATCGCACTCACTAA
- a CDS encoding response regulator transcription factor, with product MRLLVVEDQEEIARLVQRLLQRENYIVDIAPTLSYAREALRSTDYPLVLLDRMLPDGEGTDLVAFARRHDIKSRFLILSALGDISRRVEGLDLGADDYIVKPFEPEELLARLRAALRRPVPDQNRVWRCGKVAFELPSRQVRINGGPVSFPRRELVILETLIKVAGRVVTRDHLEDSVYGYEDEIQSNTMESHISRLRKQLTQQGAGVMIHAVRGVGYMMKEEA from the coding sequence ATGAGACTTTTGGTCGTCGAAGATCAGGAAGAGATCGCCCGGCTGGTGCAGCGCCTGCTGCAGCGGGAAAATTATATTGTCGATATTGCCCCCACCCTGTCCTACGCCCGGGAGGCCTTGCGCTCGACGGACTATCCCCTGGTGCTGCTCGACAGAATGCTGCCGGACGGCGAGGGCACGGATCTGGTGGCCTTTGCCCGCCGCCACGACATTAAAAGCCGCTTTCTGATCCTGTCGGCTCTGGGGGATATTTCGCGCCGGGTCGAGGGGCTGGATCTGGGGGCCGATGACTATATCGTCAAACCGTTCGAGCCGGAAGAGTTGCTGGCGCGTCTGCGGGCGGCCCTGCGGCGGCCCGTGCCGGACCAGAACCGGGTCTGGCGTTGCGGCAAGGTGGCGTTTGAACTGCCGAGCCGTCAGGTGCGGATCAATGGGGGGCCGGTGAGCTTTCCGCGGCGCGAGCTTGTAATCCTGGAAACCCTGATCAAGGTCGCCGGTCGGGTGGTGACCCGCGATCATCTGGAAGACAGTGTTTACGGCTATGAAGACGAGATCCAGAGCAATACAATGGAATCCCATATCTCCCGCCTGCGCAAGCAGCTCACGCAGCAGGGGGCGGGGGTGATGATCCATGCGGTGCGCGGCGTGGGGTACATGATGAAGGAAGAGGCATGA
- a CDS encoding PAS domain S-box protein: MTELIKRPLPAHMLIGVFMLVLSALVMFGWYSKSPLLIQVHAGLVPMQFNTALGFFLLGASLISLSFPLKQLSPLLAGLVLLLSLATLVQYVFNNNLGIDQLFIESYITVHSPNPGRMSLHSSLGFFFSSLGLLIPAIGKKNQWFYLFMTICGGLVLAQSIIALLGYATGYEKAYGSDEYSQMAIHTSIAFALVGVAILLLTKPPKNTISVQRYHLSALGITIVLAFFAFLAITIYSAEQRLYRNVVKTDINAISSELENDVTRLTQTLHRMGDRWTAGRTLLQDTYSPNQRQALQERMWRHDAETYLTDISSIDTLMWVTPEITVLWSENRNGSLTFSGFSPGIKQIIRETLPQPRNPAITAPAQDIIPVEDGSAVFIFHPLYAENQFQGWIVALMSIDKFMAPLAQKSLTQNYVVELINANDTVLFRSKGKDIALSSLIDRQTISFFRLNWTLKLQATPDFFKYHELPLQWLLTLMVIASLVSLFWLTRLYFKGQEQEQWVSTLYQRQSAALDTMLDGLLVISDKGIIQEVNRAALAMFGYHREDLIDRNINCLMPEPYHSGHDGYLQHYHDTGEKRIIGKKRTLTALRKDGTTFPMTLQVTEGKASNKRFYTGVIQDLTAQMAAQEKLAEQEDLVSALYQRQSAALDTMLDGLLVISDKGIIQEVNRAALAMFNYKRSDLIDRNINCLMPEPYHSGHDGYLQHYHDTGEKRIIGKKRTLTALRKDGTTFPMTLQVTEGRTKDGRFYTGVIQDLTEQMAAAEKMAEKDTLLKLAQKDAWLKLAVQDSSAGLALQNTEGKFIEVNATFCQWLGFTNEEMLDLYAEDIVTKQDLSIIRKTLKKMLSGEISVAHQERQYKTKDGSYIWCMASSTVVRNEDDKIEFIASHIINIEQEKRLGIQLKDAQSFQKLITDNNPDLIYVKDAYSRLAFANPAFIKLFPNKKINQVIDTTPNELYTQEEIDNIQTQSRKAFAEGKAEIIQKVKDPSGSPRILLNTKTRFENAEGEPFILGVARDVTAQETLIAKLEKSNQDLDQFAYIASHDLKSPLNAIQKIASWLEEDCHDILPESSKEHLSLLKSRSQRMSRLLTDLLMYSRVGRYEYKDENVNLKDITTDIFELLDAPETFTCDGQDVELDVPRIPLEIILRNLVSNAIKHHDKSKGHIKVTYEQTPTSHKIQVSDDGPGIPPELHKKATEMFQTLKSRDQVEGSGMGLAMVKKIIEHYNGHLKINSDGKRGTIVKVLWPFAKNNPGEDE, encoded by the coding sequence ATGACAGAACTCATAAAACGACCGCTTCCAGCCCACATGCTGATCGGCGTCTTTATGCTTGTGCTCAGTGCTCTGGTGATGTTCGGCTGGTACAGCAAATCGCCCCTGCTGATTCAGGTGCATGCCGGTCTCGTCCCCATGCAATTCAACACAGCCCTCGGCTTTTTCCTGCTGGGCGCCAGCCTGATCAGCCTGTCATTCCCACTGAAACAGCTCAGCCCTCTTCTGGCGGGGCTGGTGCTTCTTCTCAGTCTTGCGACATTAGTTCAGTATGTCTTTAACAATAATCTGGGGATCGATCAGCTTTTCATAGAGTCTTACATCACTGTGCATTCGCCAAATCCCGGGCGCATGTCGCTTCACTCTTCACTCGGTTTTTTCTTCTCCAGTCTGGGATTGCTGATCCCCGCCATCGGCAAGAAAAACCAATGGTTCTATCTTTTCATGACAATATGTGGCGGCCTTGTTCTCGCCCAAAGCATCATTGCCCTGCTCGGCTACGCAACGGGATATGAAAAGGCCTATGGCAGCGATGAATATTCACAAATGGCGATACACACCTCCATCGCCTTTGCTTTGGTGGGCGTCGCCATCCTGTTGCTCACCAAACCCCCGAAAAACACCATTTCCGTTCAACGTTATCATTTATCCGCCCTGGGCATCACAATCGTTCTGGCCTTTTTCGCCTTTCTGGCGATCACCATCTATTCCGCCGAACAACGGTTGTACCGCAATGTGGTCAAGACGGATATCAACGCCATATCATCAGAGCTTGAAAATGATGTGACCCGGTTGACGCAAACCTTGCACCGTATGGGCGACCGCTGGACGGCGGGCCGCACGCTATTGCAGGACACTTACAGTCCGAACCAGAGGCAAGCGCTACAGGAAAGAATGTGGCGGCATGATGCGGAAACCTATTTAACCGACATTTCCAGCATTGACACGCTGATGTGGGTTACCCCCGAGATCACAGTTCTCTGGTCGGAAAACCGTAACGGCTCTTTAACGTTTTCCGGCTTTTCCCCTGGCATCAAACAAATTATCCGTGAAACGCTCCCGCAGCCCCGTAACCCGGCCATCACCGCCCCGGCCCAGGATATCATCCCCGTCGAAGATGGCTCTGCAGTATTTATTTTCCATCCTTTATATGCCGAAAATCAGTTTCAGGGCTGGATCGTGGCGCTGATGTCGATTGACAAATTCATGGCGCCCCTGGCCCAGAAATCCCTGACCCAAAACTATGTCGTCGAACTGATCAATGCCAACGATACCGTCTTATTCCGATCCAAAGGCAAGGATATAGCGCTTTCCTCATTGATAGATCGTCAGACAATCTCTTTCTTTCGCTTGAACTGGACATTAAAGCTGCAGGCGACGCCGGACTTCTTCAAATACCATGAATTACCCCTGCAATGGTTGCTGACCCTCATGGTGATCGCCTCTCTGGTATCTTTATTCTGGTTGACCCGCCTGTATTTCAAGGGACAGGAACAGGAACAATGGGTCAGCACCCTCTATCAACGTCAATCCGCCGCGCTTGATACCATGCTGGATGGCCTGCTGGTGATTTCCGACAAGGGCATCATACAGGAAGTCAACCGCGCCGCCCTGGCCATGTTCGGATATCACAGGGAAGACCTGATCGACCGCAACATCAACTGTTTGATGCCGGAACCCTATCATTCCGGTCATGACGGCTATCTGCAGCATTATCATGACACCGGCGAGAAACGCATCATCGGCAAAAAACGCACCCTGACCGCCCTGCGTAAAGATGGCACCACCTTTCCCATGACTCTGCAGGTCACCGAAGGCAAAGCCAGTAACAAAAGATTTTACACAGGGGTTATTCAGGATCTGACCGCCCAAATGGCGGCCCAGGAAAAGCTGGCCGAACAGGAAGATCTCGTCAGCGCCCTGTATCAACGCCAGTCCGCCGCGCTTGATACCATGCTGGATGGCCTGCTGGTGATTTCCGACAAGGGCATCATACAGGAAGTCAACCGCGCCGCCCTGGCCATGTTCAATTACAAAAGGTCGGATCTGATCGACCGCAACATCAACTGTCTGATGCCGGAACCCTATCATTCCGGTCATGACGGCTATCTGCAGCATTATCATGACACCGGCGAGAAACGCATCATCGGCAAAAAACGCACCCTGACTGCCCTGCGCAAAGATGGCACCACCTTCCCCATGACCCTGCAAGTCACCGAAGGCAGAACCAAAGACGGCCGGTTTTATACTGGCGTCATTCAGGACCTGACCGAACAAATGGCGGCGGCTGAAAAAATGGCCGAGAAAGATACCTTGCTCAAACTGGCCCAGAAGGATGCCTGGTTAAAATTGGCGGTACAGGATTCTTCCGCCGGGCTGGCGTTGCAGAACACAGAAGGGAAATTCATTGAAGTCAACGCGACCTTCTGTCAATGGCTGGGCTTCACCAATGAAGAAATGCTGGACCTGTACGCCGAAGATATCGTCACAAAGCAAGACCTGAGCATCATCCGCAAGACCCTGAAGAAAATGTTGTCCGGGGAAATTTCAGTCGCGCATCAGGAACGACAATATAAAACCAAGGACGGGTCCTATATCTGGTGTATGGCATCATCAACCGTCGTGCGGAACGAGGACGACAAGATTGAGTTCATCGCGTCTCACATTATCAATATTGAACAGGAAAAACGCCTGGGGATTCAGTTGAAAGACGCCCAGAGTTTCCAGAAACTGATCACCGATAACAATCCTGACCTGATTTATGTCAAAGACGCCTATTCACGTCTGGCCTTTGCCAATCCGGCCTTTATAAAACTTTTTCCCAATAAAAAAATCAATCAGGTGATCGATACCACGCCCAATGAATTATACACGCAGGAAGAAATCGACAACATTCAAACCCAAAGCCGCAAGGCCTTTGCCGAAGGCAAGGCTGAAATAATCCAGAAAGTCAAAGACCCGAGCGGCAGCCCCCGCATTCTGCTGAACACGAAAACCCGGTTTGAAAATGCCGAAGGGGAACCTTTTATTCTGGGGGTCGCCCGCGATGTAACCGCGCAGGAAACCCTTATCGCAAAGCTGGAGAAATCCAACCAGGATCTGGATCAGTTTGCCTATATAGCCTCCCATGACCTGAAATCTCCGCTGAACGCCATTCAGAAGATTGCCTCATGGCTTGAAGAAGACTGCCATGACATTCTTCCGGAAAGCTCAAAGGAACATCTGTCCCTGCTCAAAAGCCGCTCACAACGCATGTCCCGTTTGTTGACGGATTTGTTGATGTATTCCCGGGTGGGGCGGTATGAGTATAAAGATGAAAACGTAAACCTGAAAGACATCACCACTGATATTTTTGAACTGCTGGATGCACCGGAGACGTTCACCTGCGATGGTCAGGATGTAGAACTCGACGTACCCCGTATTCCTCTTGAGATTATTTTACGTAATCTGGTGTCCAACGCCATCAAACATCATGACAAGTCAAAAGGCCATATCAAAGTCACCTATGAACAGACCCCGACGTCCCATAAGATCCAGGTCAGCGACGACGGGCCGGGCATCCCTCCCGAACTTCACAAAAAAGCCACAGAAATGTTTCAAACTCTCAAATCCCGCGATCAGGTAGAAGGCAGTGGCATGGGGCTGGCCATGGTGAAAAAAATCATAGAACATTACAATGGCCACCTGAAAATCAATTCTGACGGCAAGCGGGGAACCATCGTAAAGGTTCTATGGCCGTTCGCAAAAAACAATCCAGGAGAAGACGAATGA